A stretch of Saccharomyces cerevisiae S288C chromosome IV, complete sequence DNA encodes these proteins:
- the CCC2 gene encoding Cu(2+)-transporting P-type ATPase CCC2 (Cu(+2)-transporting P-type ATPase; required for export of copper from cytosol into extracytosolic compartment; targeted to vacuole via AP-3 pathway; similar to human proteins involved in Menkes and Wilsons diseases; protein abundance increases in response to DNA replication stress; affects TBSV model (+)RNA virus replication by regulating copper metabolism; human homologs ATP7A and ATP7B both complement yeast null mutant), giving the protein MREVILAVHGMTCSACTNTINTQLRALKGVTKCDISLVTNECQVTYDNEVTADSIKEIIEDCGFDCEILRDSEITAISTKEGLLSVQGMTCGSCVSTVTKQVEGIEGVESVVVSLVTEECHVIYEPSKTTLETAREMIEDCGFDSNIIMDGNGNADMTEKTVILKVTKAFEDESPLILSSVSERFQFLLDLGVKSIEISDDMHTLTIKYCCNELGIRDLLRHLERTGYKFTVFSNLDNTTQLRLLSKEDEIRFWKKNSIKSTLLAIICMLLYMIVPMMWPTIVQDRIFPYKETSFVRGLFYRDILGVILASYIQFSVGFYFYKAAWASLKHGSGTMDTLVCVSTTCAYTFSVFSLVHNMFHPSSTGKLPRIVFDTSIMIISYISIGKYLETLAKSQTSTALSKLIQLTPSVCSIISDVERNETKEIPIELLQVNDIVEIKPGMKIPADGIITRGESEIDESLMTGESILVPKKTGFPVIAGSVNGPGHFYFRTTTVGEETKLANIIKVMKEAQLSKAPIQGYADYLASIFVPGILILAVLTFFIWCFILNISANPPVAFTANTKADNFFICLQTATSVVIVACPCALGLATPTAIMVGTGVGAQNGVLIKGGEVLEKFNSITTFVFDKTGTLTTGFMVVKKFLKDSNWVGNVDEDEVLACIKATESISDHPVSKAIIRYCDGLNCNKALNAVVLESEYVLGKGIVSKCQVNGNTYDICIGNEALILEDALKKSGFINSNVDQGNTVSYVSVNGHVFGLFEINDEVKHDSYATVQYLQRNGYETYMITGDNNSAAKRVAREVGISFENVYSDVSPTGKCDLVKKIQDKEGNNKVAVVGDGINDAPALALSDLGIAISTGTEIAIEAADIVILCGNDLNTNSLRGLANAIDISLKTFKRIKLNLFWALCYNIFMIPIAMGVLIPWGITLPPMLAGLAMAFSSVSVVLSSLMLKKWTPPDIESHGISDFKSKFSIGNFWSRLFSTRAIAGEQDIESQAGLMSNEEVL; this is encoded by the coding sequence ATGAGAGAAGTGATACTTGCTGTACATGGAATGACATGCAGCGCCTGTACTAATACAATCAATACGCAGTTACGAGCTTTAAAGGGTGTAACAAAATGTGATATTAGTTTAGTGACTAATGAGTGCCAGGTGACATACGATAACGAGGTTACCGCCGATTCTATTAAGGAAATTATAGAGGATTGTGGATTTGACTGTGAGATACTAAGAGATTCTGAAATTACAGCCATAAGTACGAAGGAAGGACTACTGAGTGTACAAGGTATGACCTGTGGGTCTTGTGTTTCTACAGTCACCAAACAAGTGGAAGGCATTGAGGGTGTTGAATCGGTAGTCGTTTCCTTGGTAACGGAAGAGTGCCATGTTATTTATGAACCGTCCAAGACAACGCTAGAAACCGCCAGAGAAATGATTGAAGACTGTGGATTTGACtcaaatattattatgGATGGCAACGGGAATGCAGACATGACCGAAAAAACGGTGATCTTGAAAGTAACTAAGGCTTTCGAGGACGAATCCCCACTCATACTTTCTTCAGTAAGCGAAAGgtttcaatttttgttAGACCTAGGTGTAAAATCGATAGAAATTTCTGATGATATGCACACACTCACCATAAAATACTGTTGTAACGAACTCGGCATTAGAGATTTATTGAGGCACCTTGAGAGGACCGGATATAAATTCACTgtattttccaatttaGATAATACTACCCAGTTAAGGCTTCTCTCTAAAGAGGACGAGATAAGattctggaaaaaaaacagcaTAAAATCCACCCTTTTGGCTATAATATGTATGCTATTGTATATGATTGTCCCTATGATGTGGCCAACAATTGTTCAGGACCGCATATTCCCTTACAAAGAAACCTCCTTTGTTAGAGGTCTGTTCTACAGAGATATTTTGGGTGTAATATTGGCAAGCTATATTCAGTTCAGCGTTGGTTTTTACTTTTACAAGGCAGCATGGGCATCTTTAAAGCACGGTTCAGGAACCATGGATACACTAGTTTGTGTTTCCACTACTTGTGCATACACATTTTCTGTGTTTTCTTTAGTTCACAATATGTTCCATCCCTCAAGTACTGGCAAACTCCCAAGGATCGTTTTCGACACATCAATCATGATCATTTCATATATTTCCATCGGGAAATATTTGGAAACTTTAGCTAAATCACAAACATCAACCGCACTTTCTAAATTAATTCAGCTCACTCCATCGGTGTGTTCAATTATATCTGACGTGGAGCGGAATGAAACCAAGGAAATTCCCATAGAATTATTGCAAGTGAACGATATAGTGGAGATTAAACCAGGGATGAAAATTCCTGCTGATGGCATCATAACAAGAGGTGAATCTGAAATTGACGAGTCGTTAATGACAGGCGAATCCATTTTGGTGCCCAAGAAAACTGGTTTTCCGGTTATTGCTGGTTCTGTTAATGGACCTGGACATTTCTACTTCAGAACTACTACCGTTGGGGAGGAAACTAAATTAGCAAATATTATCAAGGTAATGAAAGAAGCACAATTGAGTAAAGCTCCCATTCAGGGGTATGCAGATTATTTAGCCTCTATTTTTGTTCCGGGGATCCTAATTTTGGCAGTATTGACTTTCTTTATTTGgtgttttattttaaaCATCTCGGCTAATCCTCCCGTCGCTTTCACCGCAAATACTAAGgctgataatttttttatttgcttACAAACTGCTACTTCTGTTGTCATCGTCGCATGCCCATGTGCATTGGGACTTGCCACGCCGACTGCTATAATGGTGGGTACAGGGGTTGGAGCTCAGAATGGTGTCTTAATAAAGGGCGGAGAAGtattggaaaaattcaatagtATTActacttttgtttttgataaaaCAGGTACCTTAACTACAGGTTTTATGGTTGTGAAAAAGTTCCTTAAAGATTCAAATTGGGTTGGAAACGTGGATGAAGACGAAGTTCTCGCCTGTATAAAAGCAACGGAATCCATTAGTGACCATCCAGTTTCGAAAGCAATTATACGTTATTGTGATGGTTTGAACTGTAATAAGGCTTTAAATGCCGTTGTTTTAGAAAGCGAATACGTGCTTGGAAAGGGAATAGTCTCAAAGTGTCAAGTTAATGGAAATACTTATGATATTTGTATTGGGAACGAGGCGCTGATTTTGGAGGATGCATTAAAAAAATCCGGATTTATTAACAGTAATGTCGACCAAGGAAACACTGTATCATACGTATCAGTAAACGGGCATGTGTTTGGCTTGTTCGAGATTAATGATGAAGTTAAACATGATTCTTACGCAACAGTTCAGTATCTACAAAGAAATGGATATGAAACGTATATGATTACTGGCGATAATAACTCAGCAGCAAAAAGAGTCGCTAGAGAAGTAGGTATAAGCTTCGAAAATGTTTACAGCGATGTGTCACCCACAGGCAAATGTGATCtcgtgaaaaaaattcaagataAAGAAGGTAATAACAaggttgctgttgttggcGATGGCATTAACGACGCTCCCGCTTTAGCACTGAGTGATCTAGGTATTGCCATTTCAACAGGTACGGAGATTGCTATTGAAGCAGCTGATATTGTTATACTGTGCGGTAATGATCTGAATACTAATAGTTTGAGAGGACTGGCCAACGCCATCGATATTTCACTAAAAACGTTCAAAAGAATAAAGCTGAATTTGTTCTGGGCACTTTGCTATAATATATTCATGATTCCGATTGCTATGGGTGTGCTCATTCCTTGGGGCATAACTCTTCCTCCAATGCTCGCCGGTTTAGCGATGGCATTCAGCTCGGTCAGTGTCGTTCTAAGTTCATTGATGTTGAAGAAGTGGACTCCACCGGATATTGAATCACATGGGATTTCAGATTTCAAGTCCAAATTTTCGATTGGGAATTTTTGGTCAAGGCTTTTTTCTACGCGGGCTATTGCAGGTGAGCAAGACATAGAATCACAGGCCGGACTAATGTCAAACGAAGAAGTCTTGTAA
- the GLO2 gene encoding hydroxyacylglutathione hydrolase GLO2 (Cytoplasmic glyoxalase II; catalyzes the hydrolysis of S-D-lactoylglutathione into glutathione and D-lactate; GLO2 has a paralog, GLO4, that arose from the whole genome duplication), with protein sequence MQVKSIKMRWESGGVNYCYLLSDSKNKKSWLIDPAEPPEVLPELTEDEKISVEAIVNTHHHYDHADGNADILKYLKEKNPTSKVEVIGGSKDCPKVTIIPENLKKLHLGDLEITCIRTPCHTRDSICYYVKDPTTDERCIFTGDTLFTAGCGRFFEGTGEEMDIALNNSILETVGRQNWSKTRVYPGHEYTSDNVKFVRKIYPQVGENKALDELEQFCSKHEVTAGRFTLKDEVEFNPFMRLEDPKVQKAAGDTNNSWDRAQIMDKLRAMKNRM encoded by the coding sequence ATGCAGGTTAAATCGATTAAAATGAGATGGGAGTCTGGTGGTGTTAATTACTGCTATCTATTGTCCGAcagtaaaaataaaaaatcgtGGCTAATCGATCCAGCAGAGCCTCCTGAGGTTCTGCCAGAGTTGACTGAGGATGAGAAAATAAGTGTTGAAGCAATTGTTAATACACATCACCATTATGACCATGCAGATGGTAACGCTGATATCTTGAAGTatttaaaagagaaaaatcCAACTTCAAAAGTTGAGGTTATAGGAGGGTCAAAGGACTGCCCAAAGGTTACGATAATTCCggagaatttgaaaaagttacACCTAGGTGACTTAGAGATTACTTGTATTAGGACGCCCTGCCATACCAGAGACTCTATCTGTTATTATGTGAAAGATCCAACAACAGATGAGCGCTGCATTTTTACTGGCGATACACTATTTACCGCTGGTTGCGGTAGGTTTTTTGAGGGTACAGGCGAAGAAATGGATATAGCTCTGAACAATTCTATCTTAGAAACTGTGGGCAGGCAGAACTGGAGTAAAACGAGGGTTTATCCAGGACACGAATACACAAGTGATAATGTAAAGTTTGTTCGTAAGATTTACCCGCAAGTTGGTGAAAATAAAGCATTGGATGAGTTAGAACAATTCTGCTCCAAGCATGAAGTCACAGCAGGGCGGTTCACTTTGAAAGATGAGGTAGAATTTAATCCATTCATGAGATTAGAAGATCCAAAGGTCCAAAAAGCTGCCGGAGATACGAATAATTCATGGGACAGAGCTCAAATTATGGATAAATTGAGAGCTATGAAAAACCGTATGTAG
- the MSW1 gene encoding tryptophan--tRNA ligase MSW1 (Mitochondrial tryptophanyl-tRNA synthetase) — MSNKQAVLKLISKRWISTVQRADFKLNSEALHSNATVFSMIQPTGCFHLGNYLGATRVWTDLCELKQPGQELIFGVADLHAITVPKPDGEMFRKFRHEAVASILAVGVDPEKASVIYQSAIPQHSELHWLLSTLASMGLLNRMTQWKSKSNIKQSTNGDYLVNDSDVGKVRLGLFSYPVLQAADILLYKSTHVPVGDDQSQHLELTRHLAEKFNKMYKKNFFPKPVTMLAQTKKVLSLSTPEKKMSKSDPNHDSVIFLNDEPKAIQKKIRKALTDSISDRFYYDPVERPGVSNLINIVSGIQRKSIEDVVEDVSRFNNYRDFKDYVSEVIIEELKGPRTEFEKYINEPTYLHSVVESGMRKAREKAAKNLADIHKIMGF, encoded by the coding sequence ATGTCGAATAAGCAGGCGGTTCTGAAGTTAATCAGTAAAAGGTGGATAAGCACAGTGCAACGTGCCGATTTTAAGCTGAATTCCGAAGCGCTTCATAGTAATGCTACGGTATTTAGTATGATTCAGCCAACTGGGTGTTTCCACCTTGGTAATTATCTAGGTGCTACACGTGTTTGGACAGACTTATGTGAATTAAAACAACCTGGCCAGGAATTGATATTTGGAGTTGCTGATTTACACGCTATCACTGTTCCAAAGCCAGATGGAGAAATGTTTAGAAAATTTCGCCATGAGGCAGTAGCAAGTATACTGGCTGTCGGTGTAGATCCAGAAAAGGCTTCGGTGATCTACCAATCCGCCATCCCTCAACACAGTGAATTACACTGGTTGCTTTCTACTCTTGCCTCGATGGGATTACTTAACCGCATGACGCAATGGAAATCAAAATCGAATATCAAACAATCAACTAATGGGGATTATCTGGTTAACGATTCTGACGTGGGAAAAGTTAGACTGGGCTTATTTTCGTATCCTGTTTTACAGGCAGCGGATATTCTACTTTATAAATCTACACACGTTCCTGTTGGCGATGATCAATCGCAGCATTTGGAACTAACAAGACACCTTGCTGAAAAGTTTAACAAAATgtacaagaaaaatttttttcctaaaCCTGTAACTATGTTGGCACAAACGAAAAAAGTTTTGAGCTTAAGCACGcctgaaaagaaaatgtcCAAGAGTGATCCGAATCACGACtctgtaatttttttgaatgatgAGCCTAAGGCAATTCAGAAAAAGATTAGAAAAGCTTTAACAGATTCCATTTCTGATAGGTTCTACTACGACCCTGTAGAAAGACCAGGCGTATCGAATTTAATTAACATTGTCAGTGgcattcaaagaaaatcgATTGAAGATGTCGTAGAAGATGTATCTCGTTTCAATAACTATAGGGATTTCAAAGATTATGTTTCAGAAGTGATAATTGAGGAATTGAAAGGCCCAAGAACAGAATTTGAGAAATATATCAACGAACCGACCTATTTGCATAGTGTCGTTGAATCTGGCATGCGCAAAGCGAGAGAAAAAGCAGCAAAAAACCTGGCCGACATTCATAAAATAATGGGCTTCTGA
- the HEL2 gene encoding E3 ubiquitin-protein ligase HEL2 (RING finger ubiquitin ligase (E3); subunit of ribosome-associated quality control trigger complex (RQT); involved in ubiquitination and degradation of excess histones; interacts with Ubc4p and Rad53p; required to trigger ribosome-associated quality control (RQC) and canonical no-go decay; ubiquitinates Rps20 and Rps3; binds to ribosomal RNA, mRNA and tRNA), with the protein MSESVKENVTPTRNFRRTQGPQNNTKPHNDRKNFRRKQKKNNLSAEPNLTTSSADDTDEENELCVICARKLTYVSLTPCHHKTCHICGFRQRALYNKKSCLICRTENEEVMFTDRIDGDISDKYNFCEKNEKYGINFTSEEVATETLNLLKFFCPLSKDEQVCDFGSFKKYNEHLKSEHNRMICLICATHKHAFPCELEIFTQNQLRNHQTKGNSEGFKGHPMCAFCSGKRFYSDDELYIHMRNQHEKCHICDKMNPASPQYFKDYNQLFDHFKHSHYVCTVQTCLDNKFVVFKDELELQAHILQEHGNILKGKPKFFQSELSTFISAPSRVIRERDDYDLPSISSLPGSSSGSRTDVRSASSPEESRLRLAERAKYYLENSKEDFNKFSSYNEDYSKGRLSAEKLLESYKLLFTKPNADVYLLIHNLAETFPKNSSKYNNLNAIYEQREQTLARQTSLPSLSSDSSLSMSIGRGHWGGTNDGGSAGAALGVRNIKNLPTLKSPSASYDPFATTVKKNTLRPVQNIKRTTPQSVSYRTSTNTVAFSPTYLESKKGSSSTSLNNSKDKLKSLNLPQLPPPKPKVQIPGLNRPQIADPKQWGKKSSTQDTNVHDNLRELNTTSGGNKKKGKQKQLLFHIGV; encoded by the coding sequence ATGAGCGAATCAGTGAAAGAAAACGTTACTCCGACACGTAACTTCCGTCGTACTCAAGGGCCCCAAAATAATACAAAACCTCACAACGACAGGAAGAATTTCAGaagaaagcaaaagaaaaataaccTTTCTGCTGAACCCAACCTCACCACTTCAAGCGCAGATGATactgatgaagaaaatgaattatGTGTAATTTGTGCGCGCAAGTTAACATACGTATCTCTAACACCATGCCATCATAAGACATGCCATATCTGTGGTTTCAGACAACGAGCTTTGtacaacaagaaaagcTGTTTGATTTGCAGAACGGAGAATGAAGAAGTCATGTTTACCGATCGCATAGATGGTGATATTTCAGATAAATATAACTTTTgcgaaaaaaatgaaaaatatggaATAAATTTCACTAGCGAAGAGGTTGCTACCGAAACActaaatcttttaaaatttttttgtccCCTATCGAAGGATGAACAAGTTTGTGACTTTGGTAGtttcaagaaatataaTGAACACTTGAAATCTGAACATAACAGAATGATCTGTTTAATATGTGCAACCCATAAGCATGCATTCCCTTGTGAGCTTGAAATATTCACCCAAAATCAATTACGCAACCATCAAACTAAGGGTAATTCAGAAGGATTCAAAGGCCACCCTATGTGTGCCTTCTGTTCCGGAAAACGATTTTATTCAGACGACGAATTGTACATTCACATGAGAAATCAGCATGAAAAGTGCCATATTTGTGATAAGATGAACCCCGCTTCTCCTCAATACTTTAAGGATTATAATCAGCTTTTTGACCACTTTAAACATTCGCATTACGTTTGCACCGTCCAAACTTGCTTAGATAACAAGTTTGTCGTATTTAAAGACGAGTTGGAGTTACAAGCCCACATTTTGCAGGAGCATGGTAATATCCTGAAGGGAAAGCCAAAGTTTTTCCAGTCAGAACTTTCTACTTTTATCTCGGCTCCATCTAGAGTGATCAGGGAAAGAGATGATTACGACCTTCCATCTATATCTTCCCTACCGGGTTCATCATCCGGCTCTAGAACTGATGTGAGATCTGCTAGTTCTCCCGAGGAAAGTAGACTAAGATTGGCAGAAAGAGCAAAATACTATCTGGAAAATTCCAAAGAAGACTTCAataagttttcttcttataACGAAGATTATTCTAAAGGTCGCTTAAGtgctgaaaaattattggAATCATATAAATTGTTATTCACAAAACCAAATGCGGATGTATATTTATTGATTCATAACTTAGCTGAAACCTTTCCCAAAAACTCCTCCAAATACAATAATCTGAACGCCATATATGAACAAAGAGAGCAAACCCTTGCACGACAAACTTCACTACCTTCTTTATCTAGTGATTCTTCCCTTTCAATGTCAATAGGCAGGGGCCATTGGGGTGGAACAAACGATGGGGGCAGCGCTGGTGCAGCATTAGGCGTTAGGAATATCAAAAATCTTCCAACCCTGAAAAGTCCTTCAGCGTCGTATGATCCCTTTGCAACCAccgtaaaaaaaaacactCTGAGACCCGTGCAAAACATTAAAAGAACTACACCTCAATCAGTTAGTTATCGAACTTCCACTAATACAGTCGCCTTCTCTCCAACCTATTTGGAAAGTAAAAAGGGTTCCTCTTCTACTTCTCTAAATAATAGCAAagataaattgaaaagtcTCAACCTACCTCAACTACCTCCACCAAAGCCAAAGGTGCAAATTCCAGGTCTGAACAGACCCCAAATTGCTGATCCTAAGCAGTGGGGTAAAAAGTCAAGCACACAAGATACTAACGTGCACGATAATTTGAGGGAATTGAACACAACTAGTGgaggaaataaaaagaaaggcaaACAAAAGCAGCTGTTATTCCACATTGGTGTATAG
- the PEX10 gene encoding ubiquitin-protein ligase peroxin 10 (Peroxisomal membrane E3 ubiquitin ligase; required for for Ubc4p-dependent Pex5p ubiquitination and peroxisomal matrix protein import; contains zinc-binding RING domain; mutations in human homolog cause various peroxisomal disorders) → MKNDNKLQKEALMRLSQLRFPFADAPSIVQAHQKDEQIQGLLIMKVTELCKLIKSQLFVNSYPKELSIFAKLLYLLFTTGRRGRTLGEEYVDLTYTNRKGTRLAGRLKMIVFAFAYPLCPYFITKLYKKIMKNNKESKIEDTESVAAFCKGLLDFILDVHMTLFYFKGAFYSISKRIFGMRYVFKHILSKNEANFREEGSQKYKVLGYILLAQNVMKWYPVLTSTLGSWIYGRKRTNDSITRSSVGLQERSEHESIEGIPKESQLTHINLSDKNQLPFIPEASRKCILCLMNMSDPSCAPCGHLFCWSCLMSWCKERPECPLCRQHCQPQEILVLRQ, encoded by the coding sequence atgaagaatgaTAATAAGTTGCAAAAGGAAGCACTTATGCGACTATCGCAGCTAAGATTTCCATTTGCCGATGCTCCAAGTATAGTACAAGCGCATCAAAAAGATGAACAAATCCAGGGCCTTTTGATTATGAAAGTGACTGAATTGTGCAAATTGATAAAGAGTCAATTGTTTGTTAACTCTTACCCTAAGGAACTGTCCATATTTGCCAAGCTCCTGTATTTGCTCTTTACTACAGGAAGACGTGGTAGAACGTTAGGTGAGGAATATGTTGACTTGACATACACTAATAGGAAGGGTACCAGACTTGCAGGACGGCTCAAAATGATTGTATTCGCTTTCGCTTATCCTTTATGTCCATATTTCATCACCAAACTatacaagaaaataatgaagaacaacaagGAAAGTAAAATTGAAGATACTGAAAGTGTTGCCGCGTTTTGTAAGGGCCTTTTAGATTTCATTTTAGACGTACACATGACcctcttttatttcaaagGAGCTTTTTACAGTATTTCCAAAAGGATTTTTGGTATGAGATATGTTTTTAAACATATATTGTCAAAAAATGAGGCCAATTTTAGAGAAGAGGGCTCACAAAAGTACAAAGTATTAGGTTATATCCTATTAGCTCAAAATGTTATGAAATGGTACCCTGTCCTAACCTCTACGCTCGGGTCCTGGATTTATGGGAGAAAAAGGACCAATGATTCAATTACTAGGTCGTCTGTTGGTCTACAGGAGCGTTCAGAACATGAATCTATAGAAGGCATACCGAAGGAATCGCAGCTGACTCATATAAATTTGTCAGATAAAAACCAATTGCCATTTATTCCAGAAGCCTCGAGAAAATGCATCCTATGTCTCATGAACATGAGTGATCCTAGCTGCGCGCCATGTGGACATCTATTTTGTTGGAGTTGTCTTATGAGCTGGTGTAAAGAGAGGCCAGAATGCCCCTTGTGCAGACAACACTGTCAACCACAGGAAATTCTGGTCCTGCGGCAATAG
- the CIA1 gene encoding iron-sulfur cluster assembly protein CIA1 (Component of cytosolic iron-sulfur protein assembly (CIA) machinery; acts at late step of Fe-S cluster assembly; forms CIA targeting complex with Cia2p and Met18p that directs Fe-S cluster incorporation and maturation of a subset of cytosolic and nuclear proteins involved in methionine biosynthesis, DNA replication and repair, transcription and telomere maintenance; contains WD40 repeats; human homolog CIAO1 complements the yeast cia1 null mutant), with protein MASINLIKSLKLYKEKIWSFDFSQGILATGSTDRKIKLVSVKYDDFTLIDVLDETAHKKAIRSVAWRPHTSLLAAGSFDSTVSIWAKEESADRTFEMDLLAIIEGHENEVKGVAWSNDGYYLATCSRDKSVWIWETDESGEEYECISVLQEHSQDVKHVIWHPSEALLASSSYDDTVRIWKDYDDDWECVAVLNGHEGTVWSSDFDKTEGVFRLCSGSDDSTVRVWKYMGDDEDDQQEWVCEAILPDVHKRQVYNVAWGFNGLIASVGADGVLAVYEEVDGEWKVFAKRALCHGVYEINVVKWLELNGKTILATGGDDGIVNFWSLEKAA; from the coding sequence ATGGCGTCTATCAATCTGATTAAGTCTTTGAAACTTTACAAGGAAAAGATATGGTCTTTTGACTTTTCTCAAGGTATATTAGCAACAGGTTCAACTGATCGAAAAATTAAGCTAGTTAGCGTGAAATATGACGATTTTACGTTAATTGATGTGCTAGATGAGACTGCTCATAAAAAGGCGATTCGATCTGTGGCGTGGAGACCTCACACTTCGCTGTTAGCGGCTGGCTCTTTTGATTCCACTGTATCTATCTGGGCTAAGGAAGAATCTGCTGACAGAACTTTCGAGATGGACCTGCTAGCTATTATCGAAGGTCACGAAAATGAAGTAAAAGGTGTAGCGTGGTCGAATGATGGATATTACCTAGCAACCTGTTCCAGAGATAAAAGCGTGTGGATATGGGAAACAGATGAAAGTGGCGAGGAATATGAGTGTATTAGTGTTTTGCAAGAACATTCACAAGACGTTAAACATGTTATATGGCATCCATCTGAAGCATTACTGGCTTCAAGTTCTTATGATGACACCGTCAGGATATGGAAAGACTATGACGATGACTGGGAATGTGTTGCTGTCTTAAATGGCCATGAAGGAACTGTTTGGTCTTCTGATTTTGACAAGACTGAGGGCGTGTTTAGACTGTGCAGTGGAAGCGACGATTCCACTGTACGGGTATGGAAATACATGGGTGACGACGAGGATGATCAACAAGAATGGGTTTGTGAAGCTATTCTCCCGGATGTACACAAAAGACAGGTATACAATGTTGCATGGGGCTTTAATGGCCTCATTGCTAGTGTAGGAGCGGATGGAGTACTAGCGGTCTATGAAGAAGTAGACGGAGAATGGAAAGTTTTTGCTAAACGTGCATTATGTCATGGAGTTTATGAAATCAACGTTGTGAAGTGGTTGGAGTTAAATGGTAAAACTATACTTGCAACAGGCGGTGACGACGGGATCGTAAATTTCTGGTCTCTAGAAAAAGCAGCGTAG